The proteins below are encoded in one region of Methanothrix sp.:
- a CDS encoding imidazoleglycerol-phosphate dehydratase: MHREAMTLSARRTTLETDVDARIDLHGKGEAEVSTGVELLDDMLRILAASGSFDIRIKARGDATGDHHLVEDVGITLGRCLSAVKSGTGSAVVPYGDCTALAAVSFGSTGFKANLNLSAKNIGGMALENLEHFMRSMAYSGSFTLHVITDGGDDREKIVSSMRALGVALRNAIRDGGFEERIP; this comes from the coding sequence ATGCATAGAGAAGCTATGACGCTATCAGCACGCCGAACCACACTCGAGACGGACGTGGATGCTCGCATCGATCTCCATGGCAAAGGGGAGGCCGAGGTCTCCACAGGCGTCGAGCTTCTTGATGACATGCTCAGGATACTAGCAGCATCTGGCAGTTTCGATATCAGGATCAAAGCCAGAGGCGATGCTACAGGAGATCACCATCTCGTCGAAGATGTCGGGATAACCCTTGGGAGATGCCTTTCAGCAGTGAAGAGCGGCACCGGCAGCGCAGTGGTTCCTTACGGGGACTGCACGGCTCTTGCTGCAGTGAGCTTCGGCTCTACTGGATTTAAAGCGAATCTGAACCTCTCCGCGAAGAACATCGGCGGAATGGCTCTGGAGAATCTTGAGCACTTCATGAGATCGATGGCATACAGCGGGTCGTTCACGCTTCACGTTATCACAGATGGCGGCGATGACAGAGAGAAGATAGTCTCATCGATGAGGGCTCTCGGAGTTGCGCTCAGAAATGCGATAAGAGATGGCGGATTCGAGGAGAGGATTCCCTGA
- the cobZ gene encoding alpha-ribazole phosphatase CobZ, with amino-acid sequence MRDIVDVLREEGITVDDIVATALELYVPHPGVETREKADAVFRRELQIALSDPNLALLIYAGVLLEERGRMRMLPNLRGEDYERDLTYLIADEVLGMSIAKYIGGYKGTFEYVRYDRAKPGILARLGPFMDDVIGGLIGGVSSNMYTRAGFS; translated from the coding sequence ATGAGGGATATCGTGGATGTTCTCAGGGAGGAAGGTATAACAGTTGACGATATAGTCGCGACCGCTCTGGAGCTTTACGTCCCGCATCCGGGCGTCGAGACCCGCGAGAAGGCGGATGCTGTGTTCCGGAGAGAGCTGCAGATAGCGCTCTCGGATCCGAACCTTGCCCTTCTCATATACGCGGGGGTTCTTCTGGAGGAGAGGGGGAGGATGAGGATGCTCCCGAACCTGAGAGGAGAGGACTACGAGAGGGATCTCACATATCTCATAGCAGATGAGGTGCTGGGGATGAGCATAGCGAAGTACATCGGCGGGTACAAGGGGACGTTCGAGTATGTCAGATACGACAGGGCAAAGCCCGGGATCCTCGCAAGGCTCGGGCCGTTCATGGACGATGTGATCGGCGGTCTCATCGGTGGCGTCTCCTCGAACATGTACACCAGGGCGGGATTCAGCTGA
- the cobS gene encoding adenosylcobinamide-GDP ribazoletransferase, translated as MRSGFGFLSTIPVGISMEGIEALMRHVYVFPVIGMALGLIFAAVAYLLGLFLPGDITAICILIAIYWVCGINHIDGLADFGDGVTAHGSTEKKIRAMKDVNLGSGGAVFVIVTLLALFSAIRSMDNAVLPAALVVSEISAKQSMLAFAAFTEPFHSGLGQIMIDRTGKREFIIALIISSTASALILKTAGLIMLIFSIISALYLARVSRRNFGGGSGDGIGASNEIGRAVALCSALVLGVRGWTVF; from the coding sequence ATGAGATCGGGCTTCGGATTTCTCTCCACGATACCTGTGGGGATATCCATGGAGGGGATCGAGGCACTGATGAGGCATGTATATGTCTTTCCTGTAATTGGAATGGCACTCGGCCTGATCTTCGCAGCCGTGGCATATCTTCTCGGCCTCTTTCTGCCCGGGGATATCACCGCGATCTGCATCCTGATCGCGATATACTGGGTCTGCGGCATAAATCACATAGACGGCCTCGCAGACTTCGGCGATGGTGTGACCGCGCACGGGAGCACCGAGAAGAAGATCAGGGCGATGAAGGACGTGAACCTCGGATCTGGAGGGGCTGTGTTCGTGATAGTAACCCTCCTCGCGCTCTTCTCCGCGATCAGATCCATGGATAATGCGGTTCTGCCAGCCGCCCTTGTCGTCTCTGAGATATCAGCAAAGCAGTCAATGCTGGCGTTTGCGGCATTCACAGAGCCGTTTCATTCAGGCCTGGGCCAGATCATGATAGACAGGACGGGAAAGAGGGAGTTCATCATAGCGCTGATCATCTCCTCAACTGCATCCGCTTTGATATTGAAGACAGCCGGGCTGATCATGCTGATCTTCTCCATAATATCAGCGCTCTATCTGGCGCGTGTCTCCAGGAGAAACTTCGGCGGAGGATCTGGTGATGGCATAGGCGCATCGAATGAGATCGGCAGGGCTGTAGCGCTGTGCTCAGCACTCGTGCTGGGGGTGAGGGGCTGGACTGTGTTTTGA